Genomic DNA from Lactuca sativa cultivar Salinas chromosome 8, Lsat_Salinas_v11, whole genome shotgun sequence:
TAAAAAATTCAACTTATTGATATGGAATTCGAGGCTTGAAGTTGATGAATTTGAGGTAGGGTGGAAGTCCTTAATGAATGAATACAAGCTCACAGATAATAAATGGTTGGATGATATGCATGGCTTGAGACGTTTCTGGATACCTACATTCTTCAAGCATGTACCTTTATCAGGATTAATGAGAACGACATCTCGTTCTGAAAGTGAGAATTCTGCATTTCACCAAAACACTCATTATTGCTCTACTATTGTCCATTTTATGATTTCTTTTGAAGCTTCTATGGAGAAGTATAGATTCACTCAATCATCATTTGACTTCAGTACTAAAGACAAACATTCAATGATGAGGACACCATTCAAAATTGAGAGGAATGCATCTTTGTTATACACTCGCACTGTCTATCGACAAGTTCAGAATGAGATGTACTTGTCTATGGTTGCATGTTCACAAATTAGTATCAGTACATGTGAGGATGTTGATGAGTGTCTTGTCAAGGAATTTATACATTATAATTCTTCTAATTCAAATGATTCTCATATCGATCCAGAAGTTGAAAATGATGATCAATGGGATATACTTATACGTGAGTTATGGCCACTTCACCACTTTTAACCGTATTGTTTGTTATGGCCACTTCACCACTTTTAACCCTTATGGAGCACGAAATAGGTTTGAAGCTATCTACAACAAAATATACTAGCTTACCTGGTAATGTATCAAGCTTCATACCCAGAAAAGATCCAAAACCCATTTTGCGTTCCAATTCTCGTTGATTTTTTGACAAACTTCTAATTGCTAGATACAACGAGTTTGGAGACATACGAGTACTCAACCTATGGAATTTTGTTCCTACCTTCACTTATTTACATTTACCCtcatattcaatcattttttccTTTACACATTAACCTTTTTATCCTTAATAATCTTTTCAACCATTTcccttttaattttgttttcctTGTTTTTAGTATCCATCTtcttttttctctcaacaatatcATCATCACTGCTGTTATTCTCTTTCGAGTTTCCACTATTCATTTTTTTTGGTAATCAATTTCCATCCCCCAACAACTATCCCTTGATTCTCTACATTCATCATGACATTCTTTCCTTCAATTACACGAACACTTGATGAACCTGTACATAGTTATCATCATAATCAATCTTACATTTTACACTAACTTTTAGAAGTAAACTTCTTCATAGATTACTTATTTTCTAATAtcaaagtattggattaaaagaAAAGCAGTTTTGAATTTTCtacatacataacatattattACCTTGAAGCAAACTAGATTTAACACATACCATGGACTCCTTTACTTAGTCTATGTTGAAGGTTTATGCTAGTAATGATATGATATAATCAGAGATGAATACATATTTAGTATTGCATAGCAAATATCAATAATTTCAATGTTAACATACTCAAGTGTTCACATCATTCTTATTCTCTGACATTAGACAATCAAAACAAATGTTAATCAACAAGTCAAGCGcatactaattaaatcattttTGAATATGTTATCATTCATCATAGAATTTTGACTCATATACTACACATTCATAACCACAAACTTCTTCATAGATTACTTTTTTTCTAATAtcaaagtattggattaaaagaAAAGCAGTTTTGAATATTATGCATACTTAACATATTATTAGCTTGAAGCGAAGTAGATTTACCACATACCAGGGACTCCTTTACGTATTCTATGTTGAAGGTTTATTTCACACCCCGAAACTAGGATgacggaaacatccgggggtggataactttcatgtattgtatcataacaattgtgtaatagtaaagaaagccaacataaccatcatatatataattgaaaattttacatCGTTGTAAGTATTATATgtttcaaaagtcaattacaatatgatgagaAAAGATTTGTTTGACGCCTTAGcgccccatcctcaaaagttggtggttacctgttttactgatttcctgagaatacaagttgtttaaaaaagtgtcaacaattaagttggtgcgTTCATAAGAGTTTGTATAAGAATAGTAAGCCTTTACGTGAAGAGATATCgtgtttgtttccagaaaatccgacatTTTCTAATAAATGAGATGTAAGACGTTCACTTGTAAAATTATGGTGTTTATTCtagaaaatacaatatttttcttagaaatgagttgtagtcttaaatgTTTTGAAGACAGAAATGCACTagtgttttccatacttaaagtagtaatatgtagttttattcatgtgtaaaaCCGTTTGAAGAAATGTGTTTTCGTGTAAAATATACGTATAGTCGTTTCCCCATGTAAGTTTTCATAACCGTACTAAAAATGAGTTGCCTGCCTCGACGTCCTTCAGGCGTCGAAAagtttatgacatttgtcacccataacctgccggtctaactgtagctaacattcAAAGTGTGGTGTAACAACCTAATATTTCAAggtaatgtaatagtctaggtcaactattgtaactaattttaaagtaataaagagaaATTATTTGAATGTTATAtgcatttaattatttttaaagttGTAATAAAAATGATTGTCAAAAGTAAAATGTTAAAGAAACTTGATTGAGATTAATAAAGTGGTAGAGATTGTTCTAAggattccgaaaatataaagaacaccgaaatccgggttataacgaagaagttatgacctatcgaagttccgtgacaaaaccaacaaaacactgtgtagaatacgttaaaccgtgaacatacataaaaagagcATTCAAATCTGACTACGTATGAAAAAgtgatgatttttctaagattcatcATAGCAGTACACAGCCCGAAATTTGAAATAaagatcgaacgatttttagccgacacaacctaagtgagaatcgaaggtctcgtcaatagtagtacaactataaaaagacagacggaaacggacgtcggatgaagaagttatgaaattttaacggacttttcctgtcccggcccgttaaaattagccgacagagtctaaaccaAAGTTATAGCGTAtggtctcacctacacgtggatataaagaacgtcaaaaacgaagctcgtatgcgaaagttacgaatttttgaagtttaactAATAAATTCATGAAGGAGTACGCCTAGTGTACAAAAGAGTACGACCAGCGTACCTAGGCTAGCTGTGGTACGTGGCCTTGTCACATCCGAGGCTCGGAACCCAATTAGAGGACACATATCTCGTATGAAGTACACCCAGGCCAGCGTACTCGGACTAGCCTCGACACGTATCAGTAGACTTGGCACGTCCGAGGCACGGGAACCAAATAGGAGGCACGCAACCATTACACCCAACGTATGaggtagtacgcccaacgtactcgagtATACCGTAGTACTCTATGCGTACcaagaagtacgcccagcgtaattcgaggcctcagcctcctataaatagtatGCAAAGCCTTCGGGTTTTTTTCCATTTTCAACCTCTCTCTCACCTTAAACACTCTTTCTAGCCAGTTTTAACCCCCCGAAGTCTAGAATACCCCCTAACACCCGAAGAAAGCAAAGAGCCCCGAATTCCTCGAGAAAATAAACTTTTCCAATCGAAACTCTGTCCGCGTGAAGCTCGGTTTTTCATCAAAACTCTCAGTTTCATCAAGAAAAATCCTTCCTAGAAACGAAACGATGCCCGAATCACCACTCATcaaagtgagtttatacccctttattttcaCTATCATTATAAATATTTTAGGGGAAAATACAGGTAAAATACAAGAAATCTTGTATAAATTACACAATTATTCAAATGGCTTATGattgttatttttacaaaaataaacataCTATTTTACCAGTTCAAGATTTCATACAAAAACAAGCATATAaagtataatatgtatagtttatgagtCATGCATACTTATCAATACAGTTTATGGAACTACATATTTCTTTACATATTCAGAGTAACTTACGAAAATAAccatataaattatattaaaaataatttttgagatatttacaatttatctattacaaagaTATTTTTCATTATTCTACATGTAACTATCAATATAGCATTTGTGAGACATGCTTTATGTACTTATTTAAGTATAAAACAAAAGTCCtgaaaattataaccagagtctcttggagggagagcgtgacacttgtgtatagatctatacgagattgacaatcgCACACTTcgactgttcgctacagttaagCCGGCAGGCTTGAGGTGACAATTGTTGTACAATATTTCAACGCCTGACGTACATCGTGTTTCTAGCAAGACTTAGGCCATCAAGaatggttatgataactcacaatttggtattgaataATGTGTTTAGTGTAATAATAAGTAAacaacttcacatagttttacataaataaaactataatTGGTGAATCTAGATATTTACAATT
This window encodes:
- the LOC111903152 gene encoding protein FAR-RED IMPAIRED RESPONSE 1-like produces the protein MNNHKRRVTFGVSLLSREDTDSYIWLLKSFLKAFGKQPLLVLSDQDPTMKKAIETVFPQLIHRLYMWHITSKLPLKIFMQFNFSLNIVNIPKFRKKFNLLIWNSRLEVDEFEVGWKSLMNEYKLTDNKWLDDMHGLRRFWIPTFFKHVPLSGLMRTTSRSESENSAFHQNTHYCSTIVHFMISFEASMEKYRFTQSSFDFSTKDKHSMMRTPFKIERNASLLYTRTVYRQVQNEMYLSMVACSQISISTCEDVDECLVKEFIHYNSSNSNDSHIDPEVENDDQWDILIRELWPLHHF